From the genome of Pseudomonas sp. Teo4, one region includes:
- a CDS encoding siderophore-interacting protein, with amino-acid sequence MSTSSSLASAMQRGLRKLAGGLGQKPSAYRLFDLQLVHKIELSPSLCRLVFTGPDVNSMQCSGPDQRVKLFFPAADGSLPALPHDSHWNDARKQLPEAARPPMRTYTIRALRRAQAQVDIDFVMHGVNGPASAWATHARRGDRLQMLAPNLAYPKDPGGYEWNPPAGVDRVLLVGDETALPAIAGILETLAANKQPPQVQAFVEVPLQADCLDLECPRDTHLHWLPRDVLGSDHGAAMLHAVEHLAELPQAQATGKARPLEEIDIEQRRPWELAQARRGDFYAWVAGESATVMQIRRHLVNDRQLDRACLTLMGYWRAGRSFE; translated from the coding sequence ATGTCCACCTCCTCCTCCCTCGCCAGCGCCATGCAGCGCGGCTTGCGCAAACTGGCCGGCGGCCTGGGGCAAAAGCCCAGCGCCTACCGGCTGTTCGACCTGCAACTGGTGCACAAGATTGAGCTGAGCCCTTCGCTGTGCCGACTGGTGTTCACTGGGCCCGACGTGAACAGCATGCAGTGCAGCGGCCCCGACCAGCGGGTCAAGCTGTTCTTCCCTGCTGCGGACGGCAGCCTGCCGGCGCTGCCCCATGACAGCCACTGGAACGACGCCCGAAAACAGCTGCCGGAAGCGGCCCGCCCGCCGATGCGCACCTACACCATCCGCGCCCTGCGTCGAGCCCAGGCGCAGGTGGATATCGACTTCGTCATGCACGGCGTCAACGGCCCCGCTTCAGCCTGGGCGACACACGCCCGCAGAGGTGATCGCCTGCAGATGCTGGCGCCCAACCTGGCTTACCCCAAGGACCCCGGTGGTTACGAATGGAATCCGCCTGCCGGGGTGGATCGCGTGCTATTGGTGGGCGACGAGACGGCCCTGCCCGCTATCGCTGGCATCCTCGAAACACTGGCCGCGAATAAACAGCCGCCGCAGGTCCAGGCGTTCGTCGAGGTACCGTTGCAGGCAGACTGCCTGGACCTGGAATGCCCCCGCGACACCCACCTGCACTGGCTGCCGCGTGATGTACTGGGCAGCGACCACGGCGCTGCCATGCTGCATGCCGTCGAGCATCTGGCCGAGCTGCCGCAGGCGCAGGCAACGGGCAAGGCCCGCCCGCTGGAAGAGATCGATATCGAGCAACGTCGGCCTTGGGAGTTGGCACAGGCCCGGCGCGGTGACTTCTATGCCTGGGTGGCCGGGGAGTCGGCGACGGTGATGCAAATTCGTCGGCACCTGGTCAACGACCGGCAATTGGACCGTGCCTGCCTGACGCTGATGGGCTACTGGCGGGCGGGGCGTTCGTTCGAGTAG
- a CDS encoding aspartate aminotransferase family protein — protein sequence MSTASSLAQVLPASAPQPLYEFADSPLLQRQQQQESNARSYPRRLPLALKRARGIHVEDIEGRQFIDCLAGAGTLALGHNHPVVIEAIQRVLADELPLHTLDLTTPVKDRFVQDLFGVLPEALRREAKVQFCGPTGTDAVEAALKLVRTATGRSTVLAFHGAYHGMSQGALSLMGSHGPKQPLAALLGNGVQFMPYPYDYRCPFGLGGAAGVKANLHYLENLLLDPESGVPLPAAVILEVVQGEGGVIPADIEWLKGVRRITEQAGVALIVDEIQSGFARTGRMFAFEHAGIVPDVVTLSKAIGGSLPLAVVVYRDWLDTWKPGAHAGTFRGNQMAMAAGSAVINYLTEHRLAEHAEAMGQRLRGHLQRLQRDYPQLGDIRGRGLMLGVELVDPQGKVDALGHPPANRELAPKVQRECLKRGLILELGGRHGAVVRFLPPLIISAEQIDDVAQRFAEALAAAI from the coding sequence ATGTCGACCGCTTCCAGCCTTGCCCAGGTCCTGCCGGCCAGCGCGCCGCAACCCCTGTACGAGTTCGCCGATTCCCCGTTGCTGCAGCGCCAGCAACAGCAGGAATCCAACGCCCGCAGCTACCCGCGACGCCTGCCGCTGGCGCTCAAGCGCGCCCGTGGCATCCATGTCGAGGACATCGAAGGCCGCCAGTTCATCGACTGCCTGGCCGGTGCTGGCACCTTGGCCCTGGGCCACAACCACCCGGTGGTGATCGAAGCGATCCAGCGCGTGCTGGCCGACGAGCTGCCACTGCACACCCTGGACCTGACCACCCCGGTCAAGGACCGTTTCGTCCAGGACCTGTTCGGCGTGTTGCCCGAGGCGCTGCGTCGCGAGGCGAAAGTGCAGTTCTGTGGCCCGACCGGCACCGATGCGGTGGAAGCGGCGCTGAAGCTGGTGCGCACCGCCACCGGGCGCAGCACGGTGCTGGCGTTCCACGGCGCCTACCATGGCATGAGCCAGGGCGCGCTGAGCCTGATGGGTAGCCACGGCCCGAAGCAGCCGTTGGCCGCACTGCTGGGTAATGGCGTGCAGTTCATGCCGTATCCGTACGACTACCGTTGCCCATTCGGGCTGGGTGGCGCGGCGGGTGTGAAGGCCAACCTGCATTACCTGGAAAACCTGCTGCTCGACCCGGAAAGCGGTGTGCCGCTGCCGGCTGCGGTGATCCTGGAAGTGGTGCAAGGCGAGGGCGGGGTGATTCCGGCCGATATCGAGTGGCTCAAGGGCGTACGCCGCATCACCGAGCAGGCCGGCGTGGCGCTGATCGTCGATGAAATCCAGAGCGGTTTCGCCCGCACCGGGCGGATGTTCGCCTTCGAGCACGCCGGCATCGTTCCGGATGTGGTGACGCTGTCCAAGGCCATTGGCGGCAGCCTGCCGCTGGCGGTGGTGGTGTACCGCGACTGGCTCGACACCTGGAAACCAGGCGCCCACGCCGGCACCTTCCGTGGCAACCAGATGGCCATGGCCGCGGGTTCGGCGGTGATCAACTACCTGACCGAGCACCGCCTCGCCGAGCATGCCGAGGCCATGGGGCAGCGCTTGCGCGGTCATCTGCAGCGTCTGCAGCGGGACTACCCGCAGCTGGGCGATATTCGTGGCCGGGGCTTGATGCTGGGTGTGGAACTGGTCGACCCGCAAGGCAAGGTCGATGCGCTGGGCCACCCACCAGCGAACCGCGAGCTGGCGCCGAAGGTGCAGCGCGAGTGCCTCAAGCGTGGCCTGATTCTGGAGTTGGGTGGGCGTCATGGCGCGGTGGTGCGCTTCCTGCCGCCGCTGATCATCAGCGCCGAACAGATCGACGACGTAGCTCAACGGTTTGCCGAGGCGTTGGCTGCGGCTATCTGA